The Gammaproteobacteria bacterium DNA window GCGCCGTCGCCAACGCGGTAATGTCCGGGCGGCGGCAAACGCTCTTCCAGCGCGTCGCAGACAAACACCAGCACCGTCTCGCTGTGCGCGGCGAGTTGCGCCAGCCGGGTTTCGGCGCGCTCGTCAAAGTTGCGAAAATCGCTGATGAAAAAAATCAGACTGCCCGGACGCGCGATGTGCGACAGCCGCAGCAGCGCGCCTGCGGGGCCGCCGCTGGACACCGCGCCATTGCCGCCGTTGCCGCCAGCGCCGCCGTTGCCGCCGCCGCCGCCGTTGCCGCCATCACCGCCGTTGCCGCCACCGCCGCCAGGCATTGCACCACCGAACGCCGCGCCACCACTGCCACGCGCCGCACCGCCGCCGTGCGCCGCGCCATCATCGCCAACCGCCGCACCCCCAACACCCGCCAATTCCCGAAACAACCGCAGTGCGCCGGTCTTGCCGCGCTGCGGCTTGATTTCGCGGTGCGTGCCCTCGGTGAAGAGCACGCTGCCGATGCGGTCGCCGTCGTGCACCGCGCTCCACGCCAGCAGCGCCGCCAGTTGCGCCGCGGCGACCGACTTGTAGCGCCCGCGCGTCGCAAAGAACATCGGCGCGCGGCAGTCCACCCACAGAAACACCGGGCGTTCGCGCTCCTCGCGAAACAGTTTGGTGTGCGGTTTGCCGGTGCGCGCGGTAACGCGCCAGTCAAGGTGGCGCACATCGTCGCCGGGCTGGTAAAGGCGCGATTCGTCGTATTCCATGCCGCGCCCCTTGAACAGCGAACGCCGCACATCGCTGCGCCTTGCGCGCACATCGCCGCGGTGCAGCGACAGGCCCCGCGCCGCGTGCGCCAGCCCGATCAGCGACGCGACCGAAACCCGCACCGCCGCGGCGCCCGCCGCCTCCGCGCCCATCAACTCAGGGAACCGCGATGCGGGCGAGCAGTTCGGCCACGACCTTGTCCGGTGTCACGCCCTCGGCCTCGGCCTCGTAGTTCAGAATCAGGCGGTGGCGCAGCACATCGGCGGCCACGGCCTGCACATCGTCGGGCGTGACATAATCGCGCCCGTCCAGCCAGGCGTGGGCGCGCGCGCAGCGGTCGGTGGCGATGGTCGCGCGCGGGCTGCCGCCGTATTGCAGCCAGCCGGCCAGGTCGTCGCCGTAGGCGCCGGGGTTGCGCGTCGCCAGCACCAGTTGCAGCAGGTAGTCCTCCAGTTCCGGCGACATGTACAGGCCCAGTATCTCGTCGCGCGCCTCGAAAATCGCGCGCTGCGCGACCGCTTCGGCGTCGGCGCCGGGTGCGGTGGCGTCGCTGAACTGCTCGCCGCGCACCAGTTGCAGGATGGCCTGCTCGTGTTCGGCTTCGGGGTAGTCAATCCGCACATGCATCAGAAAGCGGTCGAGTTGCGCCTCGGGCAGGCCGTAGGTGCCTTCCTGCTCAATCGGGTTCTGCGTCGCCATCACCAGAAACAGCCGCGGCAGCGGGTAGGTGCGGTCGCCCACCGTCACCTGGCGCTCGGCCATCGCCTCAAGCAGCGCCGACTGCACCTTGGCCGGCGCGCGGTTGATTTCGTCGGCGAGTATCAGGTTGTGAAACAGCGGGCCGTGGCGAAACTTGAAGACGCCCTCCTGCGGGCGGTAAATCTCGGTGCCGGTGAGGTCGGCGGGCAGCAGGTCGGGGGTGAACTGGATGCGCTGAAAATCGCCCTCAACGGCGTCGCCCAGCACCTTGACGGCGCGCGTCTTGGCCAGCCCCGGCGCGCCTTCAACCAGCAGGTGGCCGTCGGCAAGCAGCGCAATCAGCAGGCGTTTGACGAGCGCCGCCTGGCCGATAATCTGGCGTTCAAGGCGGCCCTGAAGGCCGCCGATTTCGGAGCGGGCGGACACGGTGCGAAGGGGTAAGGCGGGCAATTTTAGCACGCCCGCAGCGTGTGCACGGGGGACGCGCGGCGGCGGTTTCAGACGTCGCGCTTCGGCTCTCTTTTGAACATCTGGTCGGGCGGAGTCTGCGACAGAAGTTCAAACGCCCGGCACAGGTTCGCCACCTCAATGCGCGACACCAGATTCTTGAAAAGATCAAGGCGCTCGGCCAGCAGCGATTCCAGTTCGTCCGACAGTTTGCCGTCCTTCACCTGCGCCGCGTCCATGCCGCCGATGCGCTCGACCAGCACCTGGAATTCGGGCGCCGGCAGGCTGTGCTGCACCACGGCAATCAGCATGTCAAACGCGCTGATTTGCGCCGCCGCCAGCGTCAGCCCCAGCGAGTAGTCTTCGGCGCGCGCCTGGTGCCAGGTCGCGGCGGGCATGTAGATGACATCGCCCGGCTCCAGCATCACCGACCAGAACTCGTCCGGGTCTTCCACATCGGGCTTTTGCAGCGTAATCCACGGCAGTTTCAGCACATCGCGGTCGGGCGGGAAGACGATGTTGAACTGCGGGTTTTTCAGCACCGGCTTGCGGCTGATGTACCAGTGCTTGCAGCCCTCAACCTGCATCAGCCACGCCGGGTAGGTGTCGAAGTGCAGGCAGTAGCCCTTGGTGTGCGGCGAGTAGTACGAACTGAAATGCACCGGCGCCATCGGAAACACCTCGGCGCGAAACGCCTCAAGAAACTTTTTGCGCGGCCCCGTCTCGGGCAGGTCGAGCGCGGCGATGGTCATGCCGGCCTCGTAGAATTTGGCGGCCTGGTCGGGGAGAATGTCCACTTCCGACGCCCAGCCGTTCGGGTCGTCGTAGTTGGCGCGGATGCGGTCGCAGTGGTGCACCTCTTCCTTGATGAACTGTTCCCTGTTGATCAGGTCCGAAAAACGGCCCGGGTCGTTGTGCTTCAGCACAAGGCTGCGCTTTTCCCAGTGCTCGTCAAAGAATTTGCCGCGGTCGAAATCGCCCAGCAGCAAATCAAGCGCCGACATCTCCGGCGGCTTTTGTATTTCAACTCCGAATACGGACATCGTTCACCTCCCCCCGGCAGCGCAAACTGCGGGGGCTTCATTATAGTAAAAACGGCGGGCGCCCGACAAGTTCAGACACTTGCGGCACTGCGGGCGGGCGCGCCGCCCGTGCGGCGGCGGCGCGGCGGCGCGGCGGGCATTCAGCCCAGTTGCTTGATGCCCTGCACCAGATTGGCGCAGACCTGCTGGCCGTCGCCGTAGAGCATCTTGGTGTTGTCGGCGAAAAACAGTTTGTTCTGAATGCCGGAAAAGCCCTTGCCCTGTCCGCGCTTGATGACGATGCAGGTGGCGGCACGGTCGGCGTCCAGTATCGGCATGCCGTAAATCGGGCTGGCCTTGTTGGTGCGGGCGTCGGGGTTGACAACATCGTTGGCGCCGATGACGAGCGCGACATCGCTTTGCGGGAAGTCTGAATTGACTTCCTCCAGGTCAAATATCTTGTCGTACGGAACGCCGGCCTCGGCCAGCAGCACATTCATGTGCCCCGGCATGCGCCCGGCCACCGGGTGGATTGCGAAGCGCACCTCCACGCCCCTTTCCTCCAGCAACTGCACAAACTCCCATATCTTGTGCTGCGCCTGCGCCACCGCCATGCCGTAGCCCGGCACGATGATGACCTTCTGCGAATACGCCATCATCACCGCCGCGTCGTTGGCCTCGATCGGCTTCATCTGCCCCTCGACATCGTCGCCCGTCTCCTGCTGCGCGCCGAAGCCGGAGAACAGCACATTGGCGAGCGAG harbors:
- a CDS encoding cupin-like domain-containing protein; the protein is MSVFGVEIQKPPEMSALDLLLGDFDRGKFFDEHWEKRSLVLKHNDPGRFSDLINREQFIKEEVHHCDRIRANYDDPNGWASEVDILPDQAAKFYEAGMTIAALDLPETGPRKKFLEAFRAEVFPMAPVHFSSYYSPHTKGYCLHFDTYPAWLMQVEGCKHWYISRKPVLKNPQFNIVFPPDRDVLKLPWITLQKPDVEDPDEFWSVMLEPGDVIYMPAATWHQARAEDYSLGLTLAAAQISAFDMLIAVVQHSLPAPEFQVLVERIGGMDAAQVKDGKLSDELESLLAERLDLFKNLVSRIEVANLCRAFELLSQTPPDQMFKREPKRDV
- a CDS encoding DUF58 domain-containing protein, with product MGAEAAGAAAVRVSVASLIGLAHAARGLSLHRGDVRARRSDVRRSLFKGRGMEYDESRLYQPGDDVRHLDWRVTARTGKPHTKLFREERERPVFLWVDCRAPMFFATRGRYKSVAAAQLAALLAWSAVHDGDRIGSVLFTEGTHREIKPQRGKTGALRLFRELAGVGGAAVGDDGAAHGGGAARGSGGAAFGGAMPGGGGGNGGDGGNGGGGGNGGAGGNGGNGAVSSGGPAGALLRLSHIARPGSLIFFISDFRNFDERAETRLAQLAAHSETVLVFVCDALEERLPPPGHYRVGDGARDFHLDTGDAQFAADYAARFKRRAARLRALARKLGVGFLQCRTSDDPLAVLQRHFGTRAR
- a CDS encoding MoxR family ATPase, giving the protein MSARSEIGGLQGRLERQIIGQAALVKRLLIALLADGHLLVEGAPGLAKTRAVKVLGDAVEGDFQRIQFTPDLLPADLTGTEIYRPQEGVFKFRHGPLFHNLILADEINRAPAKVQSALLEAMAERQVTVGDRTYPLPRLFLVMATQNPIEQEGTYGLPEAQLDRFLMHVRIDYPEAEHEQAILQLVRGEQFSDATAPGADAEAVAQRAIFEARDEILGLYMSPELEDYLLQLVLATRNPGAYGDDLAGWLQYGGSPRATIATDRCARAHAWLDGRDYVTPDDVQAVAADVLRHRLILNYEAEAEGVTPDKVVAELLARIAVP